In Serratia sp. FDAARGOS_506, a genomic segment contains:
- a CDS encoding tRNA(Met) cytidine acetyltransferase TmcA — MLQAAQQLMRRQGIRRLLVLSGEPDWCREQAQRLAATLPGDWPWVGENPPPGQTALASGAVRQLLGQERLHAVFDAGQSLDVEALAALCGALRAGSWLLLLTPPWRQWPQQPDGDSLRWSDCPQPITTPHFIHHLQRHLADDREVTIWRQDEPLTLAALPAREDWQPPDGRPTDEQQAILTALLQAESGVWVLTAARGRGKSTLAGMLVAQSPLSCWITGPSRAATEVAGEWARGRAQFWAPDALLAQCREGDVSNVGWLLVDEAAAIPAPLLQQLIGYFPRVLLTTTVQGYEGTGRGFLLKFCAGLPSYQALSLQQPMRWAQGDALERITDNALLFNELPAWPADGQAIDYSQAEQRELCAEPQRLARFYALLSSAHYRTSPLDLRRLMDAPGMHFGLAQAGQEVVGAVWLVDEGGLSAELAHDVWAGRRRPRGNLVAQSLAAHGGQWWAPTLRSRRITRIATLPALRRQGIARQLVERQRRQAQGLDFLSVSFGYTEPLWRFWQSCGFELVRIGSKPEASSGCYTAMAILPLSEQGEALRHAAHKHLARDWPWLRQRIELALAIPGDDGDTSLSEEDWRELAGFAFAHRPLEASLGALQRLLLASNLPLPALRGHLQRRQSPAACVEQAGVSGQRALLRQWRHETAQALEQLNAQHCRYWRDWAQSLQ, encoded by the coding sequence TGGTGCTCAGCGGTGAGCCCGACTGGTGCCGCGAACAGGCGCAGCGGCTGGCGGCGACGTTGCCCGGCGACTGGCCGTGGGTGGGGGAAAATCCGCCGCCCGGCCAGACGGCGTTGGCGAGTGGCGCGGTGCGCCAATTGCTGGGGCAGGAGCGGCTGCACGCGGTGTTCGACGCCGGTCAGTCGCTGGACGTGGAGGCATTGGCGGCGCTGTGCGGCGCATTGCGTGCCGGTAGCTGGCTGCTGTTGCTGACGCCGCCCTGGCGGCAATGGCCTCAGCAGCCGGACGGCGACAGCCTGCGCTGGAGCGATTGCCCGCAGCCAATTACCACCCCGCATTTCATCCACCATCTGCAGCGGCATCTGGCCGACGACCGTGAAGTGACGATTTGGCGGCAGGATGAGCCCCTGACGCTGGCCGCGCTGCCGGCGCGTGAGGATTGGCAACCGCCGGATGGCCGGCCGACCGATGAACAGCAGGCGATCCTGACGGCGCTGCTGCAGGCCGAATCCGGCGTGTGGGTACTGACCGCCGCCCGCGGCCGCGGCAAATCGACGCTGGCCGGTATGCTGGTGGCGCAGTCGCCGCTGAGCTGTTGGATAACCGGGCCGAGCCGCGCCGCCACCGAGGTGGCCGGGGAATGGGCGCGGGGGCGCGCGCAGTTTTGGGCGCCCGATGCCTTGCTTGCGCAGTGCCGGGAGGGTGACGTCAGCAACGTGGGTTGGCTGCTGGTGGATGAAGCGGCGGCGATCCCCGCGCCGCTGTTGCAGCAGCTGATCGGCTACTTCCCACGTGTGCTGCTGACCACCACGGTGCAGGGGTATGAGGGCACCGGCCGCGGTTTTCTGCTGAAGTTTTGCGCCGGGCTGCCGTCCTATCAGGCATTGAGTCTGCAACAGCCAATGCGCTGGGCGCAGGGCGATGCGTTGGAACGGATAACGGACAATGCGTTGTTGTTCAACGAGCTGCCCGCCTGGCCGGCGGATGGCCAGGCGATCGATTACAGCCAGGCGGAGCAGCGTGAACTGTGCGCCGAACCGCAGCGGCTGGCGCGTTTCTATGCTCTGCTGAGCAGCGCGCATTACCGCACCTCGCCGCTGGATTTGCGCAGGCTGATGGATGCGCCCGGCATGCACTTCGGGCTGGCGCAGGCCGGGCAGGAGGTGGTCGGCGCCGTGTGGTTGGTGGACGAAGGCGGTTTGAGCGCCGAGTTGGCGCACGATGTGTGGGCCGGCCGCCGCCGGCCGCGCGGCAACCTGGTGGCGCAGTCGTTGGCGGCGCATGGCGGCCAGTGGTGGGCGCCGACGCTGCGGTCACGGCGTATTACCCGCATCGCGACGCTGCCGGCGTTGCGGCGGCAGGGTATTGCACGTCAGCTGGTCGAGCGGCAACGCCGCCAGGCGCAGGGGCTGGATTTTCTGTCGGTCAGTTTCGGCTATACCGAGCCGCTGTGGCGCTTTTGGCAATCCTGCGGTTTCGAGCTGGTGCGCATCGGCAGCAAGCCGGAGGCCAGCAGCGGCTGTTATACCGCGATGGCTATCTTGCCTTTGAGCGAACAAGGTGAGGCGCTGCGACACGCGGCACACAAGCATCTGGCGCGCGATTGGCCCTGGCTGCGGCAGCGTATTGAGCTCGCGCTGGCGATCCCGGGCGACGACGGCGACACATCGCTGAGTGAAGAGGATTGGCGCGAGCTGGCCGGGTTCGCTTTCGCCCATCGGCCGCTTGAGGCCAGCCTGGGGGCATTGCAACGTTTGCTGCTGGCCAGCAATCTGCCGCTGCCCGCGCTGCGTGGTCATTTGCAGCGGCGGCAATCCCCTGCGGCCTGCGTGGAGCAGGCGGGCGTCAGCGGCCAGAGAGCCTTGCTGCGCCAGTGGCGGCACGAAACGGCGCAGGCGTTGGAACAGCTGAATGCGCAGCACTGCCGCTACTGGCGTGACTGGGCGCAGTCATTGCAATAA
- the ypfH gene encoding esterase — MKHEHFVVQSPASPAAQLILLFHGVGDNPVAMGEIGSYFAKDFPQAQVVSIGGPAAFGNGGGRQWFSVQDVTEENRAARIADVMPQFVAVVRHWQQLSGVGYAGTALVGFSQGAIMALEALKAESRLAGRVVAFSGRFAQLPEQAFGDSVVHLIHGEEDAVIAVQHAHAAAEALRAGGADFTLDVEENVGHAINQGMMNAALERLHYYVPQRYWDEALSGKRGELIAFR; from the coding sequence ATGAAACATGAGCATTTCGTTGTCCAAAGCCCGGCATCCCCGGCGGCGCAGCTGATCTTGCTGTTTCACGGTGTCGGCGATAACCCGGTAGCGATGGGGGAGATCGGCAGCTACTTTGCCAAGGACTTTCCTCAGGCGCAGGTGGTGAGCATCGGTGGCCCCGCAGCGTTCGGCAACGGCGGTGGGCGCCAGTGGTTTTCGGTGCAGGACGTGACCGAAGAGAACCGCGCGGCCCGCATCGCAGACGTGATGCCGCAGTTTGTGGCCGTGGTGCGCCATTGGCAGCAGCTGAGCGGCGTGGGCTATGCCGGCACGGCGCTGGTGGGGTTCTCGCAGGGGGCGATCATGGCGCTTGAGGCGCTAAAAGCAGAATCCCGGCTGGCCGGTCGCGTGGTCGCGTTCAGCGGGCGTTTCGCCCAACTGCCTGAGCAGGCTTTCGGCGACAGCGTGGTGCATTTGATCCACGGGGAAGAGGACGCGGTGATCGCGGTGCAACACGCGCACGCGGCGGCAGAAGCGCTACGGGCCGGCGGCGCCGATTTCACGCTGGATGTGGAGGAAAACGTCGGGCATGCGATCAACCAGGGCATGATGAACGCTGCGTTGGAAAGGCTGCATTATTATGTGCCGCAGCGCTACTGGGACGAGGCATTGTCCGGCAAGCGCGGCGAGCTGATCGCCTTCCGTTGA
- a CDS encoding YpfN family protein, protein MQWLADYWWIILLVLVGMVVSGIKELRRVDVKSYLANKPEIPPHRDNNAQWDDEDDWPKKK, encoded by the coding sequence ATGCAATGGTTAGCTGATTACTGGTGGATTATCCTGCTGGTTCTGGTGGGAATGGTCGTCAGCGGCATCAAGGAACTGCGCCGCGTCGACGTTAAAAGCTATCTGGCCAACAAGCCGGAGATACCGCCGCACCGCGACAACAACGCCCAGTGGGATGACGAAGACGACTGGCCGAAAAAGAAATGA
- a CDS encoding M15 family metallopeptidase, whose protein sequence is MINAEMLTGRSTEHLAPLSGNHRLQPQAANAFLAMQQAAREAGFDLQPASTFRDFDRQLAIWNGKFCGQRPVLDKDSRPIDVAPLSAAERCEAILRWSALPGASRHHWGSDLDVYDPSLLPEGQKLQLEPWEYEEGGYFAPLNQWLTAHMAEFGFYRPFTEDSGGVAVEPWHLSYRPLAQEAEHLLTPALLLAAWQDKEVAGAEWLERHLPSIFSRFIRSEGKE, encoded by the coding sequence ATGATCAACGCAGAAATGCTCACCGGCCGCTCAACTGAACACCTGGCGCCGCTGAGCGGGAACCACCGGCTGCAACCGCAGGCGGCCAACGCCTTCCTGGCGATGCAGCAGGCGGCGCGTGAGGCGGGATTCGATCTCCAGCCCGCCAGTACCTTCCGCGATTTCGACCGGCAGTTGGCTATCTGGAATGGCAAATTCTGCGGCCAGCGGCCAGTATTAGATAAGGACAGCCGCCCGATCGACGTCGCGCCGCTGTCCGCCGCCGAGCGCTGCGAGGCGATCCTGCGCTGGTCGGCCCTGCCGGGCGCCAGCCGCCATCACTGGGGCAGCGATTTAGACGTGTACGACCCGTCGCTGCTGCCGGAAGGGCAAAAGCTGCAGCTGGAGCCGTGGGAATACGAAGAAGGCGGTTACTTTGCGCCGCTCAATCAGTGGCTGACGGCGCATATGGCCGAGTTCGGTTTCTATCGCCCCTTTACCGAAGACAGCGGTGGCGTGGCGGTAGAGCCGTGGCATCTGAGCTACCGGCCGCTGGCGCAAGAGGCCGAACATTTGCTGACCCCGGCGCTGCTGCTGGCGGCCTGGCAAGATAAGGAGGTCGCCGGTGCCGAATGGCTCGAACGCCATCTGCCATCGATTTTTTCGCGTTTTATACGCAGTGAAGGAAAGGAGTAG
- the dapE gene encoding succinyl-diaminopimelate desuccinylase produces the protein MTCPVIELAQQLIKRPSLSPSDEGCQQLMIDRLQAIGFTVEAMDFEDTQNFWAWRGEGQTLAFAGHTDVVPTGDEKRWDNPPFEPTIRDGMLYGRGAADMKGSLAAMVVAAERFVAANPNHQGRLAFLITSDEEASATHGTVKVVETLMARNERLDYCLVGEPSSTERVGDVVKNGRRGSITANLHIHGVQGHVAYPHLADNPVHRAMPALNELVAIEWDRGNEFFPPTSMQIANVQAGTGSNNVIPGDLYVQFNFRFSTELTDSMIKQRVEELLERHQLNYSIEWRLSGQPFLTSRGALVDAVVNAVEHYSELTPQLLTTGGTSDGRFIAQMGAQVVELGPVNATIHKVNECVNAADLQLLSRMYQRIMEQLVA, from the coding sequence ATGACTTGCCCGGTTATCGAACTGGCCCAGCAGCTGATTAAACGCCCTTCCCTCAGCCCGAGTGACGAGGGCTGTCAGCAGCTGATGATCGATCGCCTGCAGGCGATCGGTTTCACCGTCGAAGCGATGGACTTCGAAGATACCCAGAACTTTTGGGCCTGGCGCGGCGAAGGGCAAACCCTGGCGTTTGCCGGGCATACCGACGTAGTACCAACCGGAGATGAAAAACGCTGGGACAACCCGCCGTTTGAACCGACGATCCGCGACGGCATGCTGTATGGCCGTGGCGCGGCAGACATGAAAGGCTCGTTGGCCGCAATGGTGGTGGCCGCAGAACGCTTTGTCGCCGCCAACCCGAATCACCAGGGCCGCCTGGCTTTTTTGATCACCTCAGATGAAGAGGCCAGCGCCACCCACGGCACGGTTAAAGTGGTCGAAACGCTGATGGCGCGCAATGAGCGCCTGGATTACTGCCTGGTCGGCGAGCCGTCCAGCACCGAGCGCGTCGGCGACGTGGTGAAAAACGGCCGACGCGGCTCCATCACCGCCAACCTGCACATTCACGGCGTGCAGGGGCACGTCGCCTATCCGCACCTGGCGGACAACCCGGTGCACCGCGCCATGCCGGCGCTGAATGAACTGGTGGCGATCGAATGGGATCGCGGCAACGAGTTTTTCCCGCCGACCAGTATGCAGATCGCCAACGTGCAGGCCGGTACCGGTAGCAACAACGTGATCCCGGGCGATCTTTACGTGCAGTTCAACTTCCGCTTCAGCACCGAACTGACCGACTCGATGATCAAGCAGCGCGTGGAAGAGCTGCTGGAACGCCACCAGTTGAATTACAGCATCGAGTGGCGGTTGTCCGGTCAACCGTTCCTCACCTCGCGCGGCGCGCTGGTGGATGCGGTGGTCAACGCCGTCGAGCACTATTCTGAATTGACGCCGCAGCTGCTGACCACCGGCGGTACCTCCGACGGCCGCTTCATCGCGCAGATGGGCGCGCAGGTGGTGGAACTGGGGCCGGTCAACGCCACCATCCACAAGGTCAACGAATGTGTCAACGCCGCGGATCTGCAGCTGCTGAGCCGCATGTATCAACGCATCATGGAGCAATTGGTCGCATGA